A portion of the Pseudomonas koreensis genome contains these proteins:
- a CDS encoding GntR family transcriptional regulator — MDQLDPPVISGEDSETLSENVFRRIQAAIVKGEIAPGSKISEPELARTYGISRGPLREAIHRLEGQRLLVRVPHVGARVVSLSHAELIELYEIRESLEGMACRLAAERMSVAEIDELRRVLETHERDAAFQAGVGYYQQEGDFDFHYRIIQGSGNRTLTQMLCGELYQLVRMYRIQFSTTPNRPHQAFAEHHRILDAIADRDGELAELLMRRHIGASKRNIARHYEDGAHNQTATERGDS; from the coding sequence CTGGATCAGCTCGATCCCCCGGTCATCAGCGGCGAAGATTCCGAGACGCTGTCGGAAAACGTCTTCCGACGCATTCAGGCCGCCATCGTAAAGGGCGAGATCGCTCCGGGCAGCAAGATTTCCGAGCCGGAGCTGGCGCGCACCTATGGCATCAGCCGGGGGCCGTTGCGTGAGGCGATCCACCGTCTGGAAGGCCAGCGCCTGCTGGTGCGTGTGCCGCACGTGGGGGCGCGGGTGGTCTCACTCAGCCATGCCGAATTGATCGAACTCTACGAAATCCGCGAATCCCTCGAAGGCATGGCCTGCCGCCTCGCTGCCGAGCGCATGAGCGTCGCGGAAATCGACGAGTTGCGCCGGGTGCTGGAAACCCACGAGCGCGATGCGGCGTTTCAGGCCGGCGTCGGTTACTACCAGCAGGAAGGCGATTTCGACTTTCATTACCGGATCATCCAGGGTAGCGGCAATCGCACGCTGACGCAGATGCTCTGCGGCGAGCTGTATCAACTGGTGCGCATGTACCGCATCCAGTTTTCCACCACGCCGAACCGCCCGCACCAGGCCTTCGCCGAACACCACCGCATTCTCGATGCCATCGCCGACCGTGACGGCGAGCTCGCGGAATTGTTGATGCGCCGCCACATCGGTGCCTCGAAACGCAACATCGCCCGTCACTACGAGGACGGCGCCCACAACCAGACAGCCACTGAACGAGGTGACTCATGA